In Schistocerca cancellata isolate TAMUIC-IGC-003103 chromosome 7, iqSchCanc2.1, whole genome shotgun sequence, a genomic segment contains:
- the LOC126091915 gene encoding NF-kappa-B inhibitor cactus isoform X1, producing the protein MWPQQQPSSGHTDRAELVSDCASARAKAYPHGVQPSTGVEPHLYSSAKRQDVLSSKEQSSAGCMKNYGDSGACLYDSGRTDSGFLSGANIVSEQCLSSDDISCSRKFTDSALQESVSEDRLEDNSKSRMRLDKEDSMRLDSGVDVNEQFSSLSISPTNDLNSGPSNDLNAPFSKSRSRDSAVATTFTNISPLSPTSKVSLTQPQQSSEQLQHHQQQQPVAAPAWELYYQQDEDGDTQLHIAIIQGFIEVVYALIQMAPHPCFLDIVNYECQSALHLAVLTRQPRIVRRLVVAGATVDIRDRSGNTALHLACLNGDIDCVRALTEPVTVAEETMAGLRYRTYQHHVPQDLEERNYDGQMCIHMAALSGNVEVIKHLVVWCGADINAKDGKSGRTALHLCIELGLAHVARFLVEELATGLQLEAATYAGYTAYQLAAAVDSALARQLREHGAQPRPLPDDEQSDEEDSDDSDAEQMYQVGRDIGFSSLRMNGQPVDITA; encoded by the exons ATGTGGCCGCAACAGCAACCGTCGTCTGGCCATACTGACAGAGCGGAATTGGTTTCAGATTGTGCTTCCGCTCGAGCCAAGGCGTATCCCCATGGAGTTCAGCCATCGACGGGTGTGGAACCTCATCTGTATTCGAGTGCAAAACGACAAGATGTGCTGTCCAGCAAAGAGCAGTCGTCTGCCGGTTGCATGAAGAACTACGGGGACAGCGGTGCTTGCCTCTACGATTCAGGCAGgactgattcaggttttctgtcgGGTGCGAATATAGTTTCTGAACAGTGTTTGTCGTCCGATGACATTTCGTGTTCGAGGAAGTTTACAGACAGTGCATTACAAGAGTCAGTTTCTGAGGACAGGTTAGAGGACAACTCAAAGAGCCGTATGAGACTGGACAAGGAAGATTCCATGAGGCTGGACAGTGGTGTTGACGTGAACGAGCAGTTCAGTAGTCTCAGTATAAGCCCTACGAACGATCTGAATTCTGGCCCTTCAAATGACCTGAACGCCCCGTTTTCTAAGTCTCGGAGTCGGGATTCGGCGGTGGCGACGACATTTACGAATATCTCGCCTCTGTCTCCGACGAGTAAAGTATCTCTCACGCAGCCGCAACAGAGTTCCGAACAGCTgcaacatcatcagcagcagcaacctGTTGCTGCACCTGCGTGGGAACTGTACTATCAACAGGATGAAGATGGCGACAC GCAACTTCATATTGCAATTATACAAGGCTTTATTGAAGTTGTGTACGCTCTCATCCAAATGGCACCTCACCCATGTTTCCTAGATATTGTAAACTACGAATGTCAG TCGGCACTGCACCTGGCAGTGCTTACGAGACAGCCAAGGATAGTCCGGAGGCTTGTGGTCGCGGGCGCGACGGTGGATATTCGTGATCGTTCGGGAAACACTGCTCTGCATTTAGCGTGCCTCAATGGCGACATTGACTGTGTTCGCGCTCTTACTGAGCCTGTGACTGTGGCGGAAGAAACGATGGCAGGCCTCAGGTATCGCACGTACCAGCACCATGTTCCGCAGGACCTAGAAGAGAGAAACTACGATG GTCAGATGTGTATACACATGGCAGCGCTGAGTGGCAATGTGGAAGTCATAAAGCATCTGGTTGTCTGGTGTGGTGCAGACATCAATGCCAAA GACGGGAAGAGTGGTCGCACTGCACTACACCTGTGCATCGAGCTGGGCCTGGCGCATGTGGCGCGTTTCCTGGTGGAGGAGCTGGCAACGGGTCTGCAGCTGGAGGCAGCTACGTATGCTGGCTACACCGCTTACCAACTGGCAGCTGCCGTAGACTCGGCGCTCGCAAGGCAGTTGAGAGAGCACGGAGCGCAGCCCAGGCCGCTACCGGACGACGAACAGAGTGACGAAGAAGACAGTGACGACAGTGACGCTGAG CAGATGTACCAGGTTGGGCGCGACATTGGTTTTAGCAGTCTGAGAATGAACGGGCAGCCTGTCGACATCACTGCCTAG
- the LOC126091915 gene encoding NF-kappa-B inhibitor cactus isoform X2 — MWPQQQPSSGHTDRAELVSDCASARAKAYPHGVQPSTGVEPHLYSSAKRQDVLSSKEQSSAGCMKNYGDSGACLYDSGRTDSGFLSGANIVSEQCLSSDDISCSRKFTDSALQESVSEDRLEDNSKSRMRLDKEDSMRLDSGVDVNEQFSSLSISPTNDLNSGPSNDLNAPFSKSRSRDSAVATTFTNISPLSPTSKVSLTQPQQSSEQLQHHQQQQPVAAPAWELYYQQDEDGDTQLHIAIIQGFIEVVYALIQMAPHPCFLDIVNYECQSALHLAVLTRQPRIVRRLVVAGATVDIRDRSGNTALHLACLNGDIDCVRALTEPVTVAEETMAGLRYRTYQHHVPQDLEERNYDGQMCIHMAALSGNVEVIKHLVVWCGADINAKDGKSGRTALHLCIELGLAHVARFLVEELATGLQLEAATYAGYTAYQLAAAVDSALARQLREHGAQPRPLPDDEQSDEEDSDDSDAEMYQVGRDIGFSSLRMNGQPVDITA; from the exons ATGTGGCCGCAACAGCAACCGTCGTCTGGCCATACTGACAGAGCGGAATTGGTTTCAGATTGTGCTTCCGCTCGAGCCAAGGCGTATCCCCATGGAGTTCAGCCATCGACGGGTGTGGAACCTCATCTGTATTCGAGTGCAAAACGACAAGATGTGCTGTCCAGCAAAGAGCAGTCGTCTGCCGGTTGCATGAAGAACTACGGGGACAGCGGTGCTTGCCTCTACGATTCAGGCAGgactgattcaggttttctgtcgGGTGCGAATATAGTTTCTGAACAGTGTTTGTCGTCCGATGACATTTCGTGTTCGAGGAAGTTTACAGACAGTGCATTACAAGAGTCAGTTTCTGAGGACAGGTTAGAGGACAACTCAAAGAGCCGTATGAGACTGGACAAGGAAGATTCCATGAGGCTGGACAGTGGTGTTGACGTGAACGAGCAGTTCAGTAGTCTCAGTATAAGCCCTACGAACGATCTGAATTCTGGCCCTTCAAATGACCTGAACGCCCCGTTTTCTAAGTCTCGGAGTCGGGATTCGGCGGTGGCGACGACATTTACGAATATCTCGCCTCTGTCTCCGACGAGTAAAGTATCTCTCACGCAGCCGCAACAGAGTTCCGAACAGCTgcaacatcatcagcagcagcaacctGTTGCTGCACCTGCGTGGGAACTGTACTATCAACAGGATGAAGATGGCGACAC GCAACTTCATATTGCAATTATACAAGGCTTTATTGAAGTTGTGTACGCTCTCATCCAAATGGCACCTCACCCATGTTTCCTAGATATTGTAAACTACGAATGTCAG TCGGCACTGCACCTGGCAGTGCTTACGAGACAGCCAAGGATAGTCCGGAGGCTTGTGGTCGCGGGCGCGACGGTGGATATTCGTGATCGTTCGGGAAACACTGCTCTGCATTTAGCGTGCCTCAATGGCGACATTGACTGTGTTCGCGCTCTTACTGAGCCTGTGACTGTGGCGGAAGAAACGATGGCAGGCCTCAGGTATCGCACGTACCAGCACCATGTTCCGCAGGACCTAGAAGAGAGAAACTACGATG GTCAGATGTGTATACACATGGCAGCGCTGAGTGGCAATGTGGAAGTCATAAAGCATCTGGTTGTCTGGTGTGGTGCAGACATCAATGCCAAA GACGGGAAGAGTGGTCGCACTGCACTACACCTGTGCATCGAGCTGGGCCTGGCGCATGTGGCGCGTTTCCTGGTGGAGGAGCTGGCAACGGGTCTGCAGCTGGAGGCAGCTACGTATGCTGGCTACACCGCTTACCAACTGGCAGCTGCCGTAGACTCGGCGCTCGCAAGGCAGTTGAGAGAGCACGGAGCGCAGCCCAGGCCGCTACCGGACGACGAACAGAGTGACGAAGAAGACAGTGACGACAGTGACGCTGAG ATGTACCAGGTTGGGCGCGACATTGGTTTTAGCAGTCTGAGAATGAACGGGCAGCCTGTCGACATCACTGCCTAG